One genomic region from Bombus terrestris chromosome 15, iyBomTerr1.2, whole genome shotgun sequence encodes:
- the LOC100643784 gene encoding conserved oligomeric Golgi complex subunit 1 isoform X1, whose amino-acid sequence MTTNYLDLDINKLFEEYTIKEIEGIQKKIQHESDRKKIELRTLVGERYRDLILAADTIGKMKITSERVISRITNIEDKFRELQKKYLIGFKLDSVQNEDDRNIETRQNSVIIQIKILMDIPQYIWSNIENKDLLFATQLYLVAQHINYSLLFEVGNTDLALKYPIVSKQWDVISQFKNIIFTECNNVLQSLSVESGSIANCLAALVLLNGSSFSDLLDKLISLRNHAVKSIVTDENDNSVKKKIKSCIEILIQTISLVYSCFINSDGKSGGLVSQYLTKIQDQEAYSLLSQLDFNQELLKEFLPLVTKQHKPFAANSFENFCIPDLQKSIKSWLEWVAEFCNCEITKLLDLIISIKGLYYVREEAVSINLPENWNSIWEELSLPRITFWVEFFQPLISHRVKRIIDDKWMETTIALKSDIIELLGKVIHDKFEYPEHDLRWFVWKDSPSDIPQKLTKNGGLDNKRSLLMKIKGYSPNILKLCENFDSSLHALLEDLEQYLYETERAMSIKENLLSTNIYLISDSFSDRAEIQEHLQTVSISMIEDFINFAKSCINNNPEYGQRDINAVITARFLLALTTLSSNLNKCFTLSKVSGLTITNTKWQSVCDKLKEESTFVWSIWAKTYKIKISEHRERFISNESLDGYPIHLVISEWEKVIIEEDSGEGRRIKSEILVPYQPSIQLQKFLTAINKDLNKVIPHTIPKKVLYEIIEDVVTELLNYYLTAPGNARLSQKQALQVLFDIKYSSLLMIPRENKILSDLSTKACDSVLSKIDPFDYDVFNPFIHNNVKKSVQRSLLILGNLVPHLEQLHTILGARSEYNNAEGVKSDLSSVLALCTGAPWFPPLTVTAPARNLPLVTVPIPEKTQRKKTTSKENTKSDSAGATIKSGAAAFFGAMGSDWFGSS is encoded by the exons ATGACAACGAATTACTTGGATTTGGACATTAACAAATTGTTCGAGGAGTACACGATAAAGGAGATCGAGGGGATCCAGAAGAAGATTCAACATGAGAGTGACAGGAAAAAAATCGAACTTAGAACTTTAGTTGG GGAAAGGTACCGTGATCTTATATTGGCTGCAGACACAATTGGGAAAATGAAGATAACTTCTGAGAGAGTTATTTCAAGGATAACTAACATTGAGGACAAATTTAGGGAATTACAGAAAAAGTACCTTATTGGATTTAAACTAGATTCAGTTCAGAATGAAGATGATAG aaatattgaaacaagACAGAATTCTGTCATCATTCAAATAAAAATCTTGATGGACATACCCCAATATATCTGGTCGAATATTGAAAACAAGGATTTATTATTTGCTACACAATTGTATTTGGTAGCTCAACATATAAATTATAGCCTGTTATTTGAAGTGGGAAATACAGATTTAGCACTTAAGTACCCAATTGTGTCTAAGCAATGGgatgttattagtcagttcaAGAATATCATATTTACTGAATGTAATAACGTGTTACAATCATTAAGTGTAGAATCAGGG agCATAGCAAATTGTCTGGCAGCACTTGTATTGTTAAATGGATCTTCATTCTCAGATTTGTtggataaattaatatcatTGCGTAACCATGCAGTTAAATCTATTGTTACAGACGAAAATGACAACagtgttaaaaagaaaataaaatcttgTATTGAAATATTGATTCAAACAATTAGTTTAGTTTATTCTTGCTTCAtaa aTTCAGATGGAAAATCAGGTGGTCTTGTTTcacaatatttaacaaaaattcaaGATCAAGAAGCATACTCTTTGCTCTCCCAGTTGGACTTCAATCAAGAATTATTAAAGGAATTTCTTCCTCTTGTGACTAAACAGCACAAACCATTTGCTGCAAACAGTTTCGAAAACTTTTGTATACCAGATCTTCAAAAAAGTATCAAATCTTGGCTCGAATGGGTAGCTGAGTTTTGCAATTGCGAGATTACGAAACTTCTCGATTTAATAATATCCATAAAAGGCTTGTATTACGTTCGTGAAGAAGCTGTTAGCATTAATCTGCCTGAGAATTGGAATTCGATATGGGAGGAGCTTTCTCTTCCAAGAATAACCTTCTGGGTGGAATTTTTTCAACCTTTAATATCTCACAGAGTAAAAC gtATCATAGACGACAAATGGATGGAAACTACTATTGCGTTAAAATCTGACATAATCGAACTGTTGGGCAAAGTGATTCATGATAAATTTGAGTATCCAGAACACGATTTGCGATGGTTTGTCTGGAAAGACTCCCCAAGTGATATTCCTCAGAAGCTCACTAAAAATGGTGGCCTAGATAATAAAAGATCCCTATTAATGAAAATCAAAGGATATTCGCCGAATATTCTCAAATTGTGCGAAAATTTTGACTCAAGTTTACACGCTTTGCTCGAAGATCTTGAACAATACTTGTATGAAACAGAACGCGCAATGTctatcaaggaaaatttattatctacaaatatatatttaatttcggATTCATTCTCTGATCGCGCAGAGATTCAAGAACATTTGCAAACTGTCAGTATCAGTATGATCGAAGATTTTATCAATTTTGCGAAGTCGTGTATAAATAATAACCCTGAATACGGTCAACGTGATATAAATGCTGTTATAACAGCAAGGTTTCTTTTAGCATTGACGACGTtaagttcaaatttaaataaatgtttcacACTCTCAAAAGTGTCGGGATTGACTATTACAAATACCAAATGGCAGTCGGTTTGTgataaattgaaagaagaaagcaCTTTTGTTTGGTCAATTTGGGccaaaacgtataaaattaagATAAGTGAGCATAGGGAAAGGTTTATATCTAATGAATCTCTAGATGGTTATCCAATACATTTAGTTATATCAGAATGGGAGAAAGTGATCATCGAAGAGGACTCTGGAGAGGGGAGAAGAATAAAGTCAGAAATTTTAGTACCATATCAACCATCTATACAACTGCAGAAGTTTTTAACTGCTATTaataaagatttaaataaagtaataccgCATACTATTCCAAA GAAAGTGCTGTATGAGATTATAGAGGACGTTGTGACggagttattaaattattatctaaCTGCACCTGGCAATGCTAGACTTTCACAAAAGCAAGCTCTTCAAgtattatttgatataaaatattctagtcTGCTTATGATACCccgtgaaaataaaattctatcagaTTTATCAACCAAAGCTTGTGACAGTGTGTTATCAAAAATCGATCCATTCGATTACGATGTTTTCAATCCTTtcattcataataacgtaaAGAAAAGTGTTCAAAGATCACTG CTCATACTAGGAAATCTAGTACCTCATTTGGAACAGTTACACACAATTTTAGGAGCACGAAGCGAATACAATAATGCTGAAGGCGTGAAATCAGATTTGTCTTCAGTCCTGGCTTTATGTACGGGAGCGCCATGGTTCCCGCCTTTAACAGTAACAGCTCCAGCAAGAAATTTGCCGCTTGTTACCGTACCCATTCCAGAAAAGACACAG CGTAAAAAGACCACTAGCAAAGAAAATACGAAAAGCGATTCAGCTGGGGCTACGATCAAATCTGGTGCGGCGGCATTTTTCGGAGCGATGGGCTCGGATTGGTTTGGTAGtagttaa
- the LOC100643784 gene encoding conserved oligomeric Golgi complex subunit 1 isoform X2, whose protein sequence is MTTNYLDLDINKLFEEYTIKEIEGIQKKIQHESDRKKIELRTLVGERYRDLILAADTIGKMKITSERVISRITNIEDKFRELQKKYLIGFKLDSVQNEDDRNIETRQNSVIIQIKILMDIPQYIWSNIENKDLLFATQLYLVAQHINYSLLFEVGNTDLALKYPIVSKQWDVISQFKNIIFTECNNVLQSLSVESGSIANCLAALVLLNGSSFSDLLDKLISLRNHAVKSIVTDENDNSVKKKIKSCIEILIQTISLVYSCFINSDGKSGGLVSQYLTKIQDQEAYSLLSQLDFNQELLKEFLPLVTKQHKPFAANSFENFCIPDLQKSIKSWLEWVAEFCNCEITKLLDLIISIKGLYYVREEAVSINLPENWNSIWEELSLPRITFWVEFFQPLISHRVKRIIDDKWMETTIALKSDIIELLGKVIHDKFEYPEHDLRWFVWKDSPSDIPQKLTKNGGLDNKRSLLMKIKGYSPNILKLCENFDSSLHALLEDLEQYLYETERAMSIKENLLSTNIYLISDSFSDRAEIQEHLQTVSISMIEDFINFAKSCINNNPEYGQRDINAVITARFLLALTTLSSNLNKCFTLSKVSGLTITNTKWQSVCDKLKEESTFVWSIWAKTYKIKISEHRERFISNESLDGYPIHLVISEWEKVIIEEDSGEGRRIKSEILVPYQPSIQLQKFLTAINKDLNKVIPHTIPKKVLYEIIEDVVTELLNYYLTAPGNARLSQKQALQVLFDIKYSSLLMIPRENKILSDLSTKACDSVLSKIDPFDYDVFNPFIHNNVKKSVQRSLLILGNLVPHLEQLHTILGARSEYNNAEGVKSDLSSVLALCTGAPWFPPLTVTAPARNLPLVTVPIPEKTQP, encoded by the exons ATGACAACGAATTACTTGGATTTGGACATTAACAAATTGTTCGAGGAGTACACGATAAAGGAGATCGAGGGGATCCAGAAGAAGATTCAACATGAGAGTGACAGGAAAAAAATCGAACTTAGAACTTTAGTTGG GGAAAGGTACCGTGATCTTATATTGGCTGCAGACACAATTGGGAAAATGAAGATAACTTCTGAGAGAGTTATTTCAAGGATAACTAACATTGAGGACAAATTTAGGGAATTACAGAAAAAGTACCTTATTGGATTTAAACTAGATTCAGTTCAGAATGAAGATGATAG aaatattgaaacaagACAGAATTCTGTCATCATTCAAATAAAAATCTTGATGGACATACCCCAATATATCTGGTCGAATATTGAAAACAAGGATTTATTATTTGCTACACAATTGTATTTGGTAGCTCAACATATAAATTATAGCCTGTTATTTGAAGTGGGAAATACAGATTTAGCACTTAAGTACCCAATTGTGTCTAAGCAATGGgatgttattagtcagttcaAGAATATCATATTTACTGAATGTAATAACGTGTTACAATCATTAAGTGTAGAATCAGGG agCATAGCAAATTGTCTGGCAGCACTTGTATTGTTAAATGGATCTTCATTCTCAGATTTGTtggataaattaatatcatTGCGTAACCATGCAGTTAAATCTATTGTTACAGACGAAAATGACAACagtgttaaaaagaaaataaaatcttgTATTGAAATATTGATTCAAACAATTAGTTTAGTTTATTCTTGCTTCAtaa aTTCAGATGGAAAATCAGGTGGTCTTGTTTcacaatatttaacaaaaattcaaGATCAAGAAGCATACTCTTTGCTCTCCCAGTTGGACTTCAATCAAGAATTATTAAAGGAATTTCTTCCTCTTGTGACTAAACAGCACAAACCATTTGCTGCAAACAGTTTCGAAAACTTTTGTATACCAGATCTTCAAAAAAGTATCAAATCTTGGCTCGAATGGGTAGCTGAGTTTTGCAATTGCGAGATTACGAAACTTCTCGATTTAATAATATCCATAAAAGGCTTGTATTACGTTCGTGAAGAAGCTGTTAGCATTAATCTGCCTGAGAATTGGAATTCGATATGGGAGGAGCTTTCTCTTCCAAGAATAACCTTCTGGGTGGAATTTTTTCAACCTTTAATATCTCACAGAGTAAAAC gtATCATAGACGACAAATGGATGGAAACTACTATTGCGTTAAAATCTGACATAATCGAACTGTTGGGCAAAGTGATTCATGATAAATTTGAGTATCCAGAACACGATTTGCGATGGTTTGTCTGGAAAGACTCCCCAAGTGATATTCCTCAGAAGCTCACTAAAAATGGTGGCCTAGATAATAAAAGATCCCTATTAATGAAAATCAAAGGATATTCGCCGAATATTCTCAAATTGTGCGAAAATTTTGACTCAAGTTTACACGCTTTGCTCGAAGATCTTGAACAATACTTGTATGAAACAGAACGCGCAATGTctatcaaggaaaatttattatctacaaatatatatttaatttcggATTCATTCTCTGATCGCGCAGAGATTCAAGAACATTTGCAAACTGTCAGTATCAGTATGATCGAAGATTTTATCAATTTTGCGAAGTCGTGTATAAATAATAACCCTGAATACGGTCAACGTGATATAAATGCTGTTATAACAGCAAGGTTTCTTTTAGCATTGACGACGTtaagttcaaatttaaataaatgtttcacACTCTCAAAAGTGTCGGGATTGACTATTACAAATACCAAATGGCAGTCGGTTTGTgataaattgaaagaagaaagcaCTTTTGTTTGGTCAATTTGGGccaaaacgtataaaattaagATAAGTGAGCATAGGGAAAGGTTTATATCTAATGAATCTCTAGATGGTTATCCAATACATTTAGTTATATCAGAATGGGAGAAAGTGATCATCGAAGAGGACTCTGGAGAGGGGAGAAGAATAAAGTCAGAAATTTTAGTACCATATCAACCATCTATACAACTGCAGAAGTTTTTAACTGCTATTaataaagatttaaataaagtaataccgCATACTATTCCAAA GAAAGTGCTGTATGAGATTATAGAGGACGTTGTGACggagttattaaattattatctaaCTGCACCTGGCAATGCTAGACTTTCACAAAAGCAAGCTCTTCAAgtattatttgatataaaatattctagtcTGCTTATGATACCccgtgaaaataaaattctatcagaTTTATCAACCAAAGCTTGTGACAGTGTGTTATCAAAAATCGATCCATTCGATTACGATGTTTTCAATCCTTtcattcataataacgtaaAGAAAAGTGTTCAAAGATCACTG CTCATACTAGGAAATCTAGTACCTCATTTGGAACAGTTACACACAATTTTAGGAGCACGAAGCGAATACAATAATGCTGAAGGCGTGAAATCAGATTTGTCTTCAGTCCTGGCTTTATGTACGGGAGCGCCATGGTTCCCGCCTTTAACAGTAACAGCTCCAGCAAGAAATTTGCCGCTTGTTACCGTACCCATTCCAGAAAAGACACAG CCTTAG
- the LOC100643784 gene encoding conserved oligomeric Golgi complex subunit 1 isoform X3, protein MKITSERVISRITNIEDKFRELQKKYLIGFKLDSVQNEDDRNIETRQNSVIIQIKILMDIPQYIWSNIENKDLLFATQLYLVAQHINYSLLFEVGNTDLALKYPIVSKQWDVISQFKNIIFTECNNVLQSLSVESGSIANCLAALVLLNGSSFSDLLDKLISLRNHAVKSIVTDENDNSVKKKIKSCIEILIQTISLVYSCFINSDGKSGGLVSQYLTKIQDQEAYSLLSQLDFNQELLKEFLPLVTKQHKPFAANSFENFCIPDLQKSIKSWLEWVAEFCNCEITKLLDLIISIKGLYYVREEAVSINLPENWNSIWEELSLPRITFWVEFFQPLISHRVKRIIDDKWMETTIALKSDIIELLGKVIHDKFEYPEHDLRWFVWKDSPSDIPQKLTKNGGLDNKRSLLMKIKGYSPNILKLCENFDSSLHALLEDLEQYLYETERAMSIKENLLSTNIYLISDSFSDRAEIQEHLQTVSISMIEDFINFAKSCINNNPEYGQRDINAVITARFLLALTTLSSNLNKCFTLSKVSGLTITNTKWQSVCDKLKEESTFVWSIWAKTYKIKISEHRERFISNESLDGYPIHLVISEWEKVIIEEDSGEGRRIKSEILVPYQPSIQLQKFLTAINKDLNKVIPHTIPKKVLYEIIEDVVTELLNYYLTAPGNARLSQKQALQVLFDIKYSSLLMIPRENKILSDLSTKACDSVLSKIDPFDYDVFNPFIHNNVKKSVQRSLLILGNLVPHLEQLHTILGARSEYNNAEGVKSDLSSVLALCTGAPWFPPLTVTAPARNLPLVTVPIPEKTQRKKTTSKENTKSDSAGATIKSGAAAFFGAMGSDWFGSS, encoded by the exons ATGAAGATAACTTCTGAGAGAGTTATTTCAAGGATAACTAACATTGAGGACAAATTTAGGGAATTACAGAAAAAGTACCTTATTGGATTTAAACTAGATTCAGTTCAGAATGAAGATGATAG aaatattgaaacaagACAGAATTCTGTCATCATTCAAATAAAAATCTTGATGGACATACCCCAATATATCTGGTCGAATATTGAAAACAAGGATTTATTATTTGCTACACAATTGTATTTGGTAGCTCAACATATAAATTATAGCCTGTTATTTGAAGTGGGAAATACAGATTTAGCACTTAAGTACCCAATTGTGTCTAAGCAATGGgatgttattagtcagttcaAGAATATCATATTTACTGAATGTAATAACGTGTTACAATCATTAAGTGTAGAATCAGGG agCATAGCAAATTGTCTGGCAGCACTTGTATTGTTAAATGGATCTTCATTCTCAGATTTGTtggataaattaatatcatTGCGTAACCATGCAGTTAAATCTATTGTTACAGACGAAAATGACAACagtgttaaaaagaaaataaaatcttgTATTGAAATATTGATTCAAACAATTAGTTTAGTTTATTCTTGCTTCAtaa aTTCAGATGGAAAATCAGGTGGTCTTGTTTcacaatatttaacaaaaattcaaGATCAAGAAGCATACTCTTTGCTCTCCCAGTTGGACTTCAATCAAGAATTATTAAAGGAATTTCTTCCTCTTGTGACTAAACAGCACAAACCATTTGCTGCAAACAGTTTCGAAAACTTTTGTATACCAGATCTTCAAAAAAGTATCAAATCTTGGCTCGAATGGGTAGCTGAGTTTTGCAATTGCGAGATTACGAAACTTCTCGATTTAATAATATCCATAAAAGGCTTGTATTACGTTCGTGAAGAAGCTGTTAGCATTAATCTGCCTGAGAATTGGAATTCGATATGGGAGGAGCTTTCTCTTCCAAGAATAACCTTCTGGGTGGAATTTTTTCAACCTTTAATATCTCACAGAGTAAAAC gtATCATAGACGACAAATGGATGGAAACTACTATTGCGTTAAAATCTGACATAATCGAACTGTTGGGCAAAGTGATTCATGATAAATTTGAGTATCCAGAACACGATTTGCGATGGTTTGTCTGGAAAGACTCCCCAAGTGATATTCCTCAGAAGCTCACTAAAAATGGTGGCCTAGATAATAAAAGATCCCTATTAATGAAAATCAAAGGATATTCGCCGAATATTCTCAAATTGTGCGAAAATTTTGACTCAAGTTTACACGCTTTGCTCGAAGATCTTGAACAATACTTGTATGAAACAGAACGCGCAATGTctatcaaggaaaatttattatctacaaatatatatttaatttcggATTCATTCTCTGATCGCGCAGAGATTCAAGAACATTTGCAAACTGTCAGTATCAGTATGATCGAAGATTTTATCAATTTTGCGAAGTCGTGTATAAATAATAACCCTGAATACGGTCAACGTGATATAAATGCTGTTATAACAGCAAGGTTTCTTTTAGCATTGACGACGTtaagttcaaatttaaataaatgtttcacACTCTCAAAAGTGTCGGGATTGACTATTACAAATACCAAATGGCAGTCGGTTTGTgataaattgaaagaagaaagcaCTTTTGTTTGGTCAATTTGGGccaaaacgtataaaattaagATAAGTGAGCATAGGGAAAGGTTTATATCTAATGAATCTCTAGATGGTTATCCAATACATTTAGTTATATCAGAATGGGAGAAAGTGATCATCGAAGAGGACTCTGGAGAGGGGAGAAGAATAAAGTCAGAAATTTTAGTACCATATCAACCATCTATACAACTGCAGAAGTTTTTAACTGCTATTaataaagatttaaataaagtaataccgCATACTATTCCAAA GAAAGTGCTGTATGAGATTATAGAGGACGTTGTGACggagttattaaattattatctaaCTGCACCTGGCAATGCTAGACTTTCACAAAAGCAAGCTCTTCAAgtattatttgatataaaatattctagtcTGCTTATGATACCccgtgaaaataaaattctatcagaTTTATCAACCAAAGCTTGTGACAGTGTGTTATCAAAAATCGATCCATTCGATTACGATGTTTTCAATCCTTtcattcataataacgtaaAGAAAAGTGTTCAAAGATCACTG CTCATACTAGGAAATCTAGTACCTCATTTGGAACAGTTACACACAATTTTAGGAGCACGAAGCGAATACAATAATGCTGAAGGCGTGAAATCAGATTTGTCTTCAGTCCTGGCTTTATGTACGGGAGCGCCATGGTTCCCGCCTTTAACAGTAACAGCTCCAGCAAGAAATTTGCCGCTTGTTACCGTACCCATTCCAGAAAAGACACAG CGTAAAAAGACCACTAGCAAAGAAAATACGAAAAGCGATTCAGCTGGGGCTACGATCAAATCTGGTGCGGCGGCATTTTTCGGAGCGATGGGCTCGGATTGGTTTGGTAGtagttaa